One window of the Ictidomys tridecemlineatus isolate mIctTri1 chromosome 11, mIctTri1.hap1, whole genome shotgun sequence genome contains the following:
- the Cfap126 gene encoding protein Flattop, protein MATNYSANQYEKAFSPKILQNWSPAKPTKEKISSHEGYTQIIANDRGHLLPSVPRSKVSPWGTFMGTWQMPQKIPPARVTLTSRTTAGAASLTEWIQKNPDLLKACNGLRPEILGKPNDPESQKKLRKKSITKTVQQVPSPTIIPNFIATNPNPPDQPHSPHPSAGHTPGPQSPVNSPGPQSPVNSLNSPPRSAGVLEH, encoded by the exons ATGGCCACCAACTACAGTGCCAATCAG TATGAAAAAGCTTTCTCACCTAAGATTCTGCAGAACTGGTCTCCTGCCAAACCAACAAAAGAG AAAATCTCTTCCCATGAAGGCTACACCCAGATTATCGCCAATGATCGTGGTCATCTGTTGCCTTCAGTGCCCCGTTCCAAG GTAAGTCCCTGGGGTACTTTCATGGGCACCTGGCAAATGCCTCAGAAGATACCTCCTGCTCGAGTGACCTTGACTTCCCGAACAACTGCTGGTGCTGCCTCCCTCactgaatggatacagaaaaatCCTGATTTACTCAAGGCCTGTAATGGGTTGCGTCCTGAAATCTTAGGCAAG CCCAATGATCCAGAGAGTCAGAAGAAACTCAGGAAGAAGTCTATCACAAAGACTGTACAACAAGTACCAAGTCCAACCATAATTCCAAACTTTATAGCTACCAATCCTAATCCCCCAGATCAACCCCATAGCCCACATCCCTCTGCAGGTCATACTCCAGGTCCCCAAAGCCCAGTTAACTCTCCAGGTCCCCAAAGCCCAGTTAACTCTCTTAATAGTCCACCTAGAAGTGCAGGTGTGCTGGAACACTGA